A part of Trichocoleus sp. FACHB-46 genomic DNA contains:
- a CDS encoding pentapeptide repeat-containing protein produces MNADELIGRYAAGELDFNALSLSGINLNGADLIGINLSKSDLQGASFIFAYLSRANLSQANLIGTKLSGTNLNQADLHRANLHDTDLHGASLQAADLRSADITLANLLDANLIDADLRNANLSGANLTGACLRGANFRQENRQYVANLRGANLAKTDLRGVNLTGADLARVNLRGANLSEAMLRDVDLSEADLTGAILSGAFLTEAQLSGAILVGANLVNAKLERATLCDVDLTGANLHNAILPDTKLSKAKLEQANLTAAKLSRADLSRTNLRHANLTDANLIDAYLARADLSYANLTDANLVRAELSSTNLMNANLKGAKMPDGKVNS; encoded by the coding sequence ATGAACGCAGATGAATTAATTGGGCGATATGCTGCTGGTGAGCTTGACTTTAACGCCTTGAGTTTGAGCGGCATTAACTTAAACGGAGCTGATTTAATTGGAATCAACCTCTCTAAAAGTGATTTGCAGGGTGCATCATTCATTTTTGCCTACCTCAGTCGAGCTAATTTAAGTCAAGCCAACTTAATAGGTACAAAGCTGAGTGGAACTAACCTCAATCAAGCAGATCTACACCGCGCCAACCTTCATGATACTGATCTGCATGGTGCTAGCTTGCAAGCTGCGGATCTACGCAGTGCTGACATTACTTTGGCTAATTTACTCGATGCCAATCTAATCGACGCGGATCTACGCAATGCCAACTTAAGCGGTGCGAATCTCACAGGTGCCTGTTTACGAGGAGCTAATTTTCGCCAAGAGAACCGTCAATATGTTGCTAATCTGAGAGGCGCAAACTTAGCTAAAACCGATCTGAGAGGTGTTAATTTAACAGGTGCTGACCTAGCAAGAGTGAACCTGCGCGGCGCAAACTTGAGCGAGGCTATGTTAAGAGACGTTGATCTGAGTGAAGCAGATCTCACAGGTGCTATTCTTAGTGGCGCTTTTCTCACAGAAGCTCAACTCAGCGGTGCCATTCTAGTCGGAGCAAACTTGGTCAACGCCAAACTGGAGCGAGCTACATTATGCGACGTTGATCTAACAGGCGCGAATTTACACAACGCCATCTTGCCTGATACCAAGCTGAGCAAGGCTAAATTAGAGCAAGCTAATCTCACTGCTGCGAAGTTGAGTCGAGCCGACCTAAGCCGTACCAACCTTCGCCATGCTAACTTGACTGACGCTAACTTGATTGATGCCTATTTAGCGAGAGCCGATTTGAGTTACGCCAATCTGACTGATGCCAACTTGGTCCGAGCCGAGCTCAGTAGCACCAATTTAATGAATGCCAACCTCAAGGGAGCTAAAATGCCTGACGGCAAAGTTAATAGCTAA
- the purD gene encoding phosphoribosylamine--glycine ligase — translation MASEDSVKILIVGNGGREHALAWKLLQSDRVKQIVCVPGNGGTATLNRCQNLPLQVEDFAGMARFALVHNISLVVVGPELPLSLGITDYLRQQNIKVFGPTQAGAQIESSKAWAKDLMAEAGIPTAQAAVFTEAEPAQAYVAAQGAPIVVKADGLAAGKGVTVAMTVEEAQAAIAAAFDGQFGAAGHRVVIEEFMTGQEVSVLALTDGLTIRPLLPAQDHKRIGDGDTGANTGGMGAYAPAPIMTPELMRRVQQEVLEPAIATLRQRGIDYRGVLYAGLMITPEGEPKVVEFNCRFGDPETQTILPLLETPLEDLLMACAQQRLREMPPIVWKSGASACVVMAAGGYPGTYQKGQVITGMDDAESIGAVVFHAGTQLKHQKILSDGGRVLGVTAIGDTFDQAIANAYEAVERIQFEGAYYRRDIGYRVRTASSSLS, via the coding sequence GTGGCGAGTGAGGATAGCGTGAAGATTTTGATTGTTGGCAATGGGGGGCGTGAGCATGCCTTAGCCTGGAAGCTCTTGCAATCTGACCGAGTGAAGCAGATTGTTTGTGTTCCCGGAAATGGTGGCACTGCGACCTTAAATCGTTGCCAAAATCTGCCCTTGCAAGTAGAAGACTTTGCGGGGATGGCTCGCTTTGCGCTAGTTCATAATATTTCTCTGGTGGTGGTAGGTCCTGAACTGCCCTTATCTCTAGGAATTACAGATTACCTACGACAACAAAATATAAAGGTATTTGGGCCGACTCAGGCAGGAGCCCAAATTGAATCGAGTAAAGCTTGGGCCAAAGATTTGATGGCCGAGGCAGGCATTCCAACCGCGCAGGCGGCTGTATTTACGGAAGCAGAACCTGCCCAGGCCTATGTGGCGGCTCAAGGTGCCCCGATTGTAGTCAAGGCAGATGGTTTGGCAGCAGGGAAAGGAGTCACGGTAGCCATGACTGTCGAGGAGGCTCAAGCTGCGATCGCCGCAGCCTTTGATGGTCAGTTTGGCGCGGCGGGTCATCGCGTCGTGATTGAAGAATTTATGACAGGGCAAGAAGTCTCTGTGTTGGCCTTAACCGATGGCTTGACGATTCGGCCCCTGCTCCCAGCGCAAGACCACAAGCGCATTGGCGATGGTGACACTGGAGCGAATACCGGAGGCATGGGAGCCTACGCCCCAGCGCCAATTATGACCCCAGAATTGATGCGCCGAGTTCAGCAAGAAGTTTTGGAGCCTGCGATCGCCACTCTGCGGCAACGCGGCATTGACTACCGAGGTGTGCTGTATGCAGGGCTGATGATTACCCCTGAGGGCGAACCTAAAGTGGTGGAATTTAATTGCCGCTTTGGTGATCCAGAAACTCAAACAATTCTGCCACTGCTAGAAACTCCCCTGGAAGATCTGCTGATGGCTTGTGCTCAGCAACGCCTGCGAGAGATGCCCCCGATCGTCTGGAAGTCTGGTGCTTCGGCCTGTGTCGTGATGGCGGCGGGGGGTTATCCGGGTACCTATCAAAAAGGCCAAGTGATTACTGGAATGGATGATGCCGAGAGCATCGGAGCCGTGGTCTTCCATGCAGGTACCCAACTCAAGCACCAAAAAATCTTGAGTGATGGGGGTCGGGTCTTGGGTGTGACGGCGATTGGGGACACCTTTGATCAAGCGATCGCGAATGCCTACGAAGCGGTAGAGCGAATTCAATTTGAAGGAGCTTACTACCGTCGCGATATCGGGTATCGGGTCCGCACAGCTAGCTCTTCACTGAGCTGA
- the dnaB gene encoding replicative DNA helicase, with product MVHDLSFQPLSDRLPPQNIDAEEAILGGILLDPEAINRVIDILRPEAFYISAHQEIYRTAVTLHSQGKPTDLMSLTSWLQDHSLLEKVGGQSRLAQLVDRTISAVNIDQYASLVMDKFLRRKLIQVGTEIAQLGYETNSELVKILDQSEQKVFSITQDRPQQGLVPTSDILTDTFSDIESRSLGMVMPGIACGFYDLDAMTQGFQRSDLVIVAGRPSMGKTSFVLNIARNISAFHKLPVAVFSLEMSKEQLVYRLLSSESRIESGRLRSGRISQTEWEPLGHAISTLSQLNVYIDDTPDISVTEMRSKSRRLQAENGKPLGLILIDYLQLMEGSGSDNRVQELSKVTRGLKGLARELGVPVIALSQLSRGVESRTNKRPMMSDLRESGSIEQDADLIMMIYRDEYYNPDTPDRGIAEVIITKHRNGPVGTVKLLFEPQFTCFRNLASPNRP from the coding sequence ATGGTTCACGACTTAAGTTTCCAACCGCTGAGCGATCGCCTGCCCCCGCAAAACATTGATGCGGAAGAAGCCATCTTGGGCGGTATCTTGCTCGACCCAGAAGCCATCAATCGAGTGATTGATATTCTGCGGCCTGAGGCGTTTTACATTAGTGCGCATCAAGAAATCTATCGAACAGCGGTCACGCTCCATAGCCAAGGTAAGCCGACCGATCTCATGAGCCTCACAAGCTGGCTGCAAGATCACAGCCTGCTAGAAAAAGTGGGTGGGCAAAGCCGACTCGCTCAACTAGTAGATCGCACGATCAGCGCCGTCAACATTGATCAGTATGCTTCGCTGGTCATGGATAAGTTTTTGCGCCGCAAGTTGATTCAAGTTGGCACAGAGATCGCGCAACTCGGTTATGAAACTAATAGCGAACTAGTCAAGATCCTCGATCAATCTGAGCAAAAAGTTTTCAGCATTACTCAAGACCGCCCGCAACAAGGTCTAGTCCCCACTTCCGATATTCTCACAGACACTTTCTCCGACATTGAAAGCCGCTCTTTAGGCATGGTGATGCCAGGGATCGCTTGTGGTTTTTACGACCTGGATGCCATGACCCAAGGTTTCCAGCGATCGGATTTGGTGATTGTGGCGGGTCGTCCGTCAATGGGGAAAACCAGCTTCGTCTTAAATATTGCTCGAAACATTTCCGCGTTTCACAAGCTACCCGTAGCAGTTTTTAGTTTGGAGATGTCCAAGGAGCAGTTGGTTTACCGCTTACTTTCCAGTGAGTCTCGCATTGAGAGCGGGCGTTTACGCTCTGGGCGGATCAGCCAGACTGAATGGGAACCTTTGGGGCACGCCATCAGCACATTGTCACAGCTAAATGTTTACATCGATGATACGCCGGACATCAGTGTGACCGAGATGCGCTCCAAGTCCCGTCGCTTGCAGGCAGAGAATGGAAAACCCTTGGGACTTATCTTGATCGATTACTTGCAGTTAATGGAGGGTAGCGGCTCAGACAACCGAGTTCAAGAGTTGTCGAAAGTAACTCGCGGACTGAAAGGTTTAGCACGGGAACTCGGTGTTCCAGTGATTGCCTTATCGCAGTTAAGCCGAGGTGTGGAATCTCGGACTAACAAGCGACCCATGATGTCTGACCTGAGGGAGTCGGGATCGATCGAGCAGGACGCGGATTTGATTATGATGATTTACCGCGACGAGTACTATAACCCAGATACACCCGATCGCGGAATTGCTGAGGTGATTATTACCAAGCATCGTAATGGTCCGGTGGGAACGGTAAAACTGCTATTTGAGCCGCAGTTCACCTGTTTTCGTAACTTGGCTTCTCCTAACCGCCCGTAA
- the nblS gene encoding two-component system sensor histidine kinase NblS: MRRLTLLALCKTIREVLARWWSEFTLQTKLMAAATLVVSLIMSGLTFWAVNTIQQDARLNDTRFGRDLGLLLAANVAPLIADDNRTELARFTHRFYSSTSSIRYMLYADEDGNIFFGIPFSESEVQNSLTIRRRIQLPDNYAEHSELPMVRQHLTPDGEVTDVFVPLLHEGKYLGVLAIGINPNPTVVVSSNLTRDVTIAVFVSIWVMVILGAVFNALTITKPIKELLVGVKNIAAGNFRQRIDLPLGGELGELILSFNDMAERLERYEEQNIEELTAEKAKLETLVSTIADGAVLLDSSMHVVLVNPTARRIFGWDGKNLIGANVLHHLPASVQVELNRPLYQLTAGDREGAEFRITLLEPTSRTVRILLTTVFDQYRETVKGVAITVQDITREVELNEAKSQFISNVSHELRTPLFNIKSFIETLHEYGEELTEEERCEFLETANRETDRLTRLVNDVLDLSRLESCKRYHFEAVDVSQPIEQTLRTYQLNARDKGIELSHEIEPDLPAVVGNYDLLLQVFANLVGNALKFTESGGKVAIRAYVLQSQFRLKSVALQNQPRTVRIEISDTGIGIDQEDQEAIFDRFFRVENRVHTLEGTGLGLSIVRNIIEKHYSAVHLVSEVGVGTTFWFDLAVFQEAASLLGSLPAVDHTTDANVASVPATLP; the protein is encoded by the coding sequence TTGCGTAGATTAACCTTGCTAGCGCTTTGTAAAACGATTAGAGAAGTCTTGGCTCGCTGGTGGTCTGAGTTCACGCTCCAGACCAAACTGATGGCGGCGGCTACCTTGGTGGTGTCACTGATTATGAGTGGCCTCACCTTCTGGGCAGTAAATACCATTCAGCAAGATGCCCGGTTGAATGATACTCGCTTTGGTCGGGATTTAGGGCTATTACTGGCAGCCAACGTTGCGCCTCTAATTGCGGACGATAACCGGACAGAGCTGGCTCGCTTTACTCATCGCTTCTACAGCAGCACTTCTAGCATTCGCTACATGCTCTACGCCGACGAGGATGGCAATATCTTCTTTGGCATTCCCTTTTCTGAATCGGAAGTGCAGAATTCGCTGACCATTCGGCGACGCATTCAGTTACCCGATAACTATGCTGAACATTCGGAACTCCCCATGGTGCGGCAACACCTCACCCCTGACGGGGAAGTCACCGATGTCTTTGTGCCGCTGTTGCATGAAGGCAAATATCTGGGAGTTCTAGCGATCGGCATTAACCCTAACCCGACTGTAGTGGTTTCTTCCAATCTGACTCGCGACGTGACGATCGCGGTCTTTGTCTCGATTTGGGTCATGGTGATTTTGGGAGCGGTGTTTAATGCCCTCACCATTACAAAACCCATTAAAGAATTGCTGGTGGGTGTCAAAAATATTGCAGCTGGCAACTTTAGGCAGCGAATTGATTTGCCTCTAGGCGGGGAGCTGGGTGAATTAATTCTCAGCTTCAACGACATGGCAGAGCGCTTAGAGCGCTATGAAGAACAGAATATTGAGGAGCTGACAGCCGAAAAAGCGAAACTGGAAACCCTAGTTTCAACCATTGCCGATGGCGCGGTTCTGCTCGATTCCAGTATGCATGTCGTCCTAGTGAACCCTACAGCTCGGCGCATTTTTGGTTGGGACGGCAAAAATTTGATTGGGGCTAATGTGCTGCACCATTTACCAGCGTCGGTGCAAGTCGAGTTAAATCGGCCTTTGTATCAGTTGACGGCAGGCGATCGCGAAGGAGCAGAATTCCGCATTACCCTACTAGAGCCAACTAGCCGTACCGTTCGGATTTTGCTTACGACTGTCTTTGATCAGTATCGTGAGACTGTCAAGGGGGTAGCGATCACGGTTCAAGATATTACCCGTGAAGTGGAGTTGAATGAAGCTAAGAGCCAGTTCATCAGCAACGTTTCTCACGAATTGAGAACCCCCCTATTTAACATCAAATCGTTTATTGAAACCTTGCATGAGTACGGAGAAGAACTCACCGAGGAAGAACGCTGCGAGTTCTTAGAAACGGCTAATCGGGAAACCGATCGCCTGACTCGTTTAGTCAACGATGTCTTGGATTTATCGCGTCTAGAATCTTGTAAACGCTATCACTTCGAGGCCGTAGATGTCAGTCAACCCATTGAGCAGACGCTACGAACTTATCAGCTCAATGCTAGAGACAAAGGCATCGAACTCAGCCACGAAATTGAACCAGACTTGCCAGCAGTTGTGGGTAACTACGATTTACTACTGCAAGTGTTTGCCAATCTAGTCGGTAATGCCCTGAAGTTTACTGAATCCGGTGGCAAAGTCGCGATTCGAGCTTATGTGCTTCAGTCGCAGTTCCGGTTAAAATCAGTCGCCCTACAAAACCAACCTCGGACTGTTCGGATTGAAATATCTGATACGGGAATTGGCATTGATCAAGAAGATCAAGAGGCAATTTTCGACCGTTTCTTCCGGGTTGAAAACCGAGTTCACACTCTAGAAGGGACAGGTTTAGGGCTGTCGATTGTGCGAAATATTATTGAAAAACACTACAGCGCCGTACATTTGGTGAGTGAAGTCGGTGTGGGAACGACCTTCTGGTTTGACTTAGCTGTTTTTCAAGAAGCAGCCTCGTTACTTGGAAGCTTACCGGCGGTGGACCACACGACTGATGCGAATGTGGCATCTGTACCTGCGACTCTACCTTAA
- the gloB gene encoding hydroxyacylglutathione hydrolase — translation MQVYRLPALSDNYIFVLHAPAQGIAAVVDPAEAQPVLKFLAQLGAELVAIFNTHHHGDHVGGNAELLRKFPTLTVYGGEGDRGRIPGQQKFLQGGDRVPFGDQEAEVLFVPGHTRAHIAYYFPPTNPEDAGELFCGDTLFAGGCGRLFEGTPTQMVQSLSKLRALPDNTRVWCAHEYTLKNLQFALSVESANLDLQTRLAEVEAMRQRSEATVPSNLGLEKRTNPFLRWDVPRIQQAVKMAEQVETFARLRQLKEQF, via the coding sequence ATGCAAGTTTATCGACTCCCAGCCCTCTCCGATAATTACATTTTTGTCCTGCATGCTCCTGCCCAGGGGATAGCAGCAGTGGTAGATCCAGCAGAGGCGCAGCCAGTCTTAAAGTTTCTGGCTCAGCTTGGTGCAGAATTAGTAGCGATTTTTAATACTCACCATCACGGGGATCATGTGGGTGGAAACGCAGAACTGCTGCGCAAATTCCCCACCTTAACTGTGTATGGAGGGGAGGGCGATCGCGGACGCATTCCAGGACAACAGAAGTTTCTGCAAGGAGGCGATCGCGTTCCATTTGGAGACCAAGAAGCAGAAGTGTTGTTTGTGCCAGGGCATACCCGCGCCCACATCGCCTATTACTTTCCACCTACTAACCCCGAGGACGCAGGAGAGCTATTTTGTGGGGATACACTTTTTGCAGGCGGTTGTGGTCGCTTGTTTGAGGGGACTCCGACGCAAATGGTGCAATCTTTAAGCAAGTTGCGAGCTTTGCCAGACAACACCAGGGTTTGGTGCGCCCATGAATATACCCTAAAGAATTTACAGTTTGCCTTAAGCGTGGAGAGCGCTAACTTAGATTTGCAAACCCGCTTAGCTGAGGTCGAAGCAATGCGTCAGCGTTCGGAAGCGACTGTACCCTCAAATTTGGGTTTGGAAAAACGCACAAATCCTTTCCTGCGCTGGGATGTGCCCCGTATTCAACAAGCCGTCAAGATGGCTGAGCAAGTGGAAACTTTTGCGCGTTTACGGCAACTTAAGGAGCAGTTTTAG
- a CDS encoding FKBP-type peptidyl-prolyl cis-trans isomerase, whose amino-acid sequence MREILISLGLMLACCVLLVVTQISGRSSAIAGELQNTQPQPAVSQTVSSSLIAQNPLSNNAEKSENTEVVMDSNDVVTTPSGLQYTEIEAGTGATPQTGQTVVVHYTGTLEDGTKFDSSRDRGQPFRFKIGVGQVIKGWDEGVGTMKVGGRRKLVIPAELGYGARGAGGVIPPNATLIFDVELLKIS is encoded by the coding sequence TTGCGAGAGATTTTAATTAGCTTGGGACTGATGCTAGCTTGCTGTGTACTGCTAGTCGTCACGCAGATTAGTGGTCGCAGTTCCGCGATCGCTGGGGAGTTGCAAAACACTCAACCCCAACCAGCAGTATCACAAACAGTGAGCAGCAGCTTAATTGCGCAGAACCCCCTATCTAACAACGCAGAGAAGTCCGAAAATACTGAGGTGGTAATGGATAGTAATGATGTCGTCACAACTCCTTCAGGGTTGCAGTACACCGAAATAGAAGCAGGAACTGGAGCAACTCCTCAGACTGGACAAACTGTCGTAGTGCACTACACAGGCACTTTAGAAGACGGCACAAAATTTGATAGCTCTCGCGATCGCGGTCAACCCTTCCGCTTCAAAATTGGAGTTGGTCAAGTAATCAAGGGTTGGGATGAAGGCGTAGGCACCATGAAGGTCGGTGGCCGTCGCAAACTCGTGATTCCCGCTGAACTAGGTTATGGTGCTCGTGGTGCTGGCGGCGTGATTCCTCCTAATGCCACCTTGATTTTTGATGTTGAGCTGCTGAAAATCAGCTAA
- a CDS encoding amidohydrolase family protein: protein MLPGVIDPQVHFREPGLEHKEDLFTASCACAQGGVTSFLEMPNTRPLTTNQAALDDKLRRAAEKCLVNYGFFIGATGDNLTDLLEAQPACGIKIFMGSMHGPLLVDQESALESIFATGDRLMTMRRYGKPYSMT from the coding sequence TTGTTGCCAGGAGTGATTGACCCGCAGGTTCACTTCCGCGAACCAGGTTTGGAGCACAAGGAAGATTTATTTACCGCCAGTTGTGCCTGTGCCCAGGGAGGCGTTACTTCTTTCCTGGAAATGCCCAACACCCGCCCACTAACCACTAACCAAGCCGCGCTAGACGATAAACTGCGCCGAGCGGCGGAAAAGTGTTTGGTGAATTACGGCTTTTTTATCGGGGCAACGGGTGACAACCTCACGGATTTACTAGAGGCGCAACCAGCTTGTGGCATCAAGATTTTCATGGGCTCAATGCATGGCCCTTTGTTGGTAGATCAAGAGTCAGCCCTAGAGTCCATCTTTGCCACAGGCGATCGCCTCATGACAATGAGGCGTTATGGCAAGCCTTACTCGATGACGTAA
- a CDS encoding zinc ribbon domain-containing protein — protein MPECPRCHQTVSSQAITCPQCHLALKAHGHPGIPLYRADEATYLCDTCTYHDDDTCNFPQRPYAKECTLYQDRAQSYANLSASKSYTNQTSGLSQLKTWIKRNAGWLALIGLVVISLLLSL, from the coding sequence ATGCCTGAATGCCCCCGCTGTCATCAAACCGTTAGTTCACAAGCTATCACCTGTCCTCAATGTCACCTGGCGTTGAAAGCTCACGGACATCCTGGGATTCCGTTATATCGAGCTGATGAAGCTACTTATTTATGTGACACTTGCACTTATCACGACGATGACACTTGCAATTTTCCTCAACGACCTTACGCGAAAGAGTGCACACTCTATCAAGATCGCGCCCAAAGCTATGCAAATCTGAGCGCAAGTAAAAGCTACACCAATCAAACCTCTGGCCTCAGTCAGCTCAAAACTTGGATCAAGCGCAATGCTGGCTGGTTAGCACTCATTGGTTTAGTGGTGATTAGCTTGCTCCTGTCGTTGTAG
- a CDS encoding amidohydrolase family protein, with protein MDFIATDHAPHTLEEKAQTYPNTPSGMPGVETSLPLMLTQAKAGRCTVAQVAHWMSTAVAKAYGIPKKGAIAPGYDADLVLLT; from the coding sequence ATTGACTTTATTGCCACTGACCACGCCCCACACACCTTAGAAGAAAAAGCCCAAACCTACCCCAACACACCTTCAGGCATGCCAGGTGTTGAAACCTCGCTGCCTCTGATGTTGACTCAAGCTAAAGCGGGACGCTGTACCGTGGCCCAAGTAGCTCATTGGATGTCCACAGCCGTTGCCAAGGCTTATGGCATTCCGAAAAAAGGCGCGATCGCTCCAGGTTACGATGCTGACCTCGTACTTTTGACCTAG
- a CDS encoding glycosyltransferase family 4 protein: MSPQPAKNRQKISVITPDLSGGGVTRAYLLSQVLQKLDYDVEVVGFLFGPSIYPNPPIGLPVQAFPGCNYPRLLSPAKQLLDQVNGDIIYAVKPRPTSFGMALLKQLFSKRPVVLDIDDWELSWYGGDKWAYRPTVKQLARDVLKPEGALRQPEHPLYLKWSENLVSRANAITVDTQFLQNRFGGIYLPNGKDTALFNPKKYDPETSRERYGLAGYRVLMFPGTPRPHKGLEDVLLALEMLNEPDLRLVMVGGRRPDDYDRQLVERWGQWIIQLPRYPVEQMPEIVAAAHVVVVPQRDTPTAKAQFPLKLTDGMAMAKPILSTKVGDIPTILAGVGYLVEPNSPEQIAEQLRAIFQDWESACQLGLKARQKCVEHYSTDAMASTLEKLLGQLK, translated from the coding sequence TTGAGCCCCCAACCCGCTAAAAATCGCCAGAAAATTTCTGTCATTACACCCGACTTATCAGGGGGTGGAGTGACAAGGGCTTATTTGTTGAGCCAAGTTCTACAAAAACTTGATTATGACGTAGAAGTTGTTGGGTTTCTCTTCGGTCCATCCATCTACCCCAATCCACCCATTGGCCTCCCAGTTCAGGCATTTCCTGGCTGTAATTATCCAAGGCTACTGAGTCCAGCCAAGCAACTGCTTGATCAGGTGAATGGGGATATTATTTACGCCGTCAAGCCCAGGCCCACCAGCTTTGGTATGGCTTTATTGAAGCAATTATTTTCTAAGCGTCCAGTCGTCTTAGATATTGATGACTGGGAGCTAAGCTGGTACGGCGGCGACAAATGGGCCTACCGTCCTACGGTGAAACAGTTAGCGAGGGATGTGTTGAAACCGGAAGGGGCATTAAGACAGCCAGAACACCCCTTGTATTTGAAATGGAGCGAGAATCTGGTCAGTCGGGCGAATGCCATTACTGTAGACACTCAGTTTCTCCAAAATCGGTTTGGCGGCATCTACCTACCCAATGGGAAAGACACCGCTTTATTTAATCCCAAAAAATATGACCCTGAGACGAGCCGGGAGCGCTATGGTCTTGCGGGATATAGAGTCCTGATGTTTCCTGGAACACCCCGTCCTCACAAAGGTTTAGAAGATGTTCTGCTGGCTTTAGAGATGTTGAACGAGCCAGATTTAAGACTCGTGATGGTGGGTGGCCGTAGACCAGACGACTACGATCGCCAACTGGTTGAGCGCTGGGGACAATGGATTATTCAATTGCCGAGATACCCAGTTGAGCAAATGCCTGAAATTGTTGCGGCAGCTCATGTAGTAGTGGTGCCACAGCGGGATACACCAACGGCAAAGGCGCAATTCCCACTCAAGCTAACCGACGGTATGGCAATGGCAAAGCCAATTTTGTCTACCAAGGTTGGTGATATTCCGACTATTTTGGCTGGAGTCGGATACCTAGTTGAGCCTAATTCTCCAGAACAAATTGCTGAGCAACTTCGAGCCATCTTTCAGGACTGGGAGTCAGCTTGCCAATTAGGTTTGAAGGCGCGGCAAAAATGCGTAGAACACTACAGCACCGATGCAATGGCATCTACTCTAGAGAAATTGCTTGGACAGCTGAAGTGA
- a CDS encoding phasin family protein, with amino-acid sequence MDNNNFIKQLLMIGVGTTSLVAEKLREVSDEWVRTGQLNPEQAKRFADDLMTHLKSEQGNLDAQMQRQLRNVLQDLGVPKQSEMDELRGRLDRLERQVRDLENKSWR; translated from the coding sequence ATGGACAACAATAATTTCATTAAGCAGCTACTGATGATTGGAGTGGGTACAACCTCTCTAGTAGCAGAAAAACTAAGGGAGGTCAGCGATGAGTGGGTGAGAACAGGACAACTCAATCCTGAACAAGCCAAGAGGTTTGCAGATGACTTGATGACTCATCTCAAGTCTGAGCAAGGCAATTTAGACGCTCAGATGCAGCGACAGCTTCGTAACGTTTTGCAGGATCTGGGTGTGCCCAAGCAATCTGAAATGGATGAGCTACGGGGGCGGCTTGATCGCTTGGAGCGGCAAGTGCGGGATTTAGAAAATAAGTCGTGGCGCTAA
- the rplI gene encoding 50S ribosomal protein L9 encodes MAKRVQLVLNRDVSKLGRTGDLVEVAPGYARNYLIPQGFAVKTNPGILKQVERRKEKERVLLLEQKQQAETQKAVLEKATRLTIQKQVGEGDAIFGTVTAREVVEAIQAATGEDVDRREISLPDINKVGTYRAEIKLHPDVSAVVEIEVVAS; translated from the coding sequence ATGGCGAAACGTGTTCAGTTAGTTTTAAATCGGGATGTTAGCAAGCTAGGGAGAACAGGTGATCTGGTAGAAGTTGCTCCCGGCTACGCCCGCAATTACTTGATTCCTCAAGGCTTTGCTGTTAAGACCAACCCTGGCATTCTTAAGCAAGTAGAGCGTCGTAAAGAGAAAGAGCGTGTGCTATTGCTGGAACAAAAGCAGCAAGCTGAAACGCAAAAAGCAGTTCTAGAGAAGGCAACTCGTCTCACCATTCAGAAGCAGGTGGGTGAAGGCGATGCCATCTTCGGTACGGTTACAGCTCGTGAAGTCGTAGAAGCAATTCAGGCAGCGACAGGTGAAGATGTCGATCGCCGCGAAATTTCTCTACCCGACATTAATAAAGTTGGAACTTACAGAGCAGAAATCAAACTGCATCCTGATGTGAGCGCTGTAGTAGAGATTGAAGTCGTTGCTAGCTAA
- a CDS encoding TIGR03792 family protein codes for MVIEWLKIKVAPEMREQYIQKDAEIWTAFLSEYPGFLGKEVWINPDNSTEVILVIRWASREAWKSVPSDRLAAIEQQFAQQLAGSYPIIEAGEYQVRKFPQS; via the coding sequence ATGGTGATCGAGTGGCTCAAAATCAAGGTTGCTCCTGAAATGCGAGAGCAGTACATCCAAAAAGATGCCGAAATTTGGACTGCGTTTCTCTCTGAGTATCCTGGGTTTTTAGGCAAGGAAGTTTGGATCAATCCGGATAACTCTACAGAAGTTATTTTGGTGATCCGCTGGGCTAGTAGAGAGGCTTGGAAATCTGTGCCTAGCGATCGCTTAGCAGCCATAGAGCAGCAATTCGCCCAACAACTAGCTGGCAGCTACCCCATCATTGAAGCGGGGGAGTATCAGGTGCGGAAATTTCCGCAGTCATAA